One genomic region from Natrinema sp. DC36 encodes:
- a CDS encoding lysylphosphatidylglycerol synthase transmembrane domain-containing protein: MSERDRHAVLIGALGALAVFTILLFVVGAQNVIDSLLSADLSLVTVTFLLALCWLAAWSLMLRTVLATLGVDITAGTSFFVYAGAVFANNVTPFGQAGGEPVAALLISKVSDSRYETGLVGIATVDVLNVVPSISLIFVGVSYYATTTALGDRLATAVGSAVALIAVIVIVMVLVWRYHQTIIDRLPGIIAPRLSKLRLERFESETLEEDIADRMGRFFENIERVATDRWRLATVVGLSLCGWLFQTAALMAAFAALGYSVPPYVLLFVIPLANLAGSTPLPGGLAAIEAAFVALLVPITGIEASAITAAVLIFRGAIYWMPVVIGGVSVSAFGIRAFR, translated from the coding sequence ATGAGCGAGCGAGACCGACACGCAGTTCTTATCGGTGCTCTCGGAGCGCTCGCAGTCTTTACTATCCTGTTATTTGTAGTGGGAGCACAGAACGTTATTGACTCGTTGTTGTCGGCGGATCTGTCGCTGGTCACCGTGACCTTCCTACTCGCGCTCTGCTGGCTGGCTGCCTGGAGTCTGATGTTACGCACTGTTCTCGCCACTCTTGGCGTCGACATCACGGCTGGCACGTCGTTCTTCGTCTACGCCGGTGCCGTCTTTGCGAACAACGTCACCCCGTTTGGGCAGGCGGGCGGCGAACCGGTCGCGGCACTACTCATTTCGAAAGTCTCCGATTCCCGCTACGAAACCGGTCTCGTCGGCATTGCGACCGTCGACGTTCTCAACGTTGTTCCGTCCATTTCACTTATTTTCGTCGGCGTCAGCTACTACGCGACTACCACCGCACTTGGTGACCGCCTCGCAACGGCCGTCGGCTCGGCAGTCGCGCTAATCGCGGTGATTGTTATCGTCATGGTGCTGGTGTGGCGGTACCACCAAACGATCATCGACCGGCTTCCCGGCATCATCGCACCCCGACTCAGTAAGCTCAGGCTCGAGCGCTTCGAGTCCGAGACCCTCGAGGAAGACATCGCCGACCGGATGGGGCGGTTCTTCGAGAACATCGAACGCGTGGCGACGGATCGGTGGCGACTTGCCACCGTCGTCGGCCTGTCGCTGTGTGGCTGGCTCTTTCAGACGGCGGCGCTCATGGCCGCGTTCGCCGCGCTTGGCTACAGCGTGCCACCGTATGTACTCTTGTTCGTGATTCCATTGGCGAACCTTGCCGGGTCAACTCCGCTTCCAGGTGGGCTCGCGGCTATTGAGGCTGCGTTCGTGGCGTTACTCGTCCCAATTACCGGCATTGAGGCGTCGGCGATCACCGCGGCTGTGCTCATTTTCCGCGGTGCAATCTACTGGATGCCGGTCGTAATTGGCGGCGTATCAGTGTCAGCGTTTGGTATTCGAGCGTTTCGATGA
- a CDS encoding DUF502 domain-containing protein: MASWKRDFASGIVVLGPILITLYVIYWLYGLAAGLTPGLILNADTLETLISGSSASAEQTREQMARFLRVITALTVFAILIFSTGYLMRTTIGGLVERLVDNLANQVPVIRLVYNASKMVAETAFGEQESLQKPVKIETWEGLRMTAFKTGKVTDDGREVLFLPTSPNITTGYVVEVEPSEIVDLDENVEDALTRVLSGGFGDANHRGMDADISTDEAKPSRTND; this comes from the coding sequence ATGGCATCGTGGAAACGGGATTTTGCAAGTGGGATCGTCGTCCTCGGTCCCATTCTCATCACGCTCTACGTTATCTATTGGCTCTATGGACTGGCCGCCGGTCTGACACCGGGGCTAATTCTTAACGCCGACACACTCGAGACGCTCATTTCGGGCTCAAGCGCGTCGGCTGAGCAAACACGCGAGCAAATGGCCCGATTTCTCCGCGTAATCACCGCGCTGACTGTGTTTGCCATCCTGATATTTTCGACCGGGTATCTTATGCGGACGACCATCGGTGGGCTGGTCGAACGACTCGTCGACAACCTGGCGAATCAGGTGCCCGTGATCCGACTCGTCTACAACGCCTCGAAGATGGTCGCTGAGACGGCCTTCGGCGAGCAGGAATCGCTCCAGAAGCCGGTCAAGATCGAGACCTGGGAAGGGCTACGGATGACGGCCTTCAAGACCGGCAAGGTGACTGACGACGGCCGTGAAGTCTTATTCTTGCCCACCTCGCCGAACATCACGACGGGCTACGTCGTCGAAGTCGAACCCAGCGAGATCGTCGACCTTGATGAAAATGTCGAAGACGCACTGACGCGCGTGCTCAGCGGTGGGTTCGGTGACGCAAACCATCGCGGTATGGATGCCGACATCTCCACCGACGAAGCGAAGCCGAGCAGGACCAACGACTAA
- a CDS encoding IS6 family transposase, producing MMLADLLSESYEADLEESWENERTATPVRAFAVRLHQTGCSLRETTTILAELGVERSHGAVWNWVHRLADSGRDPPTASPSRVAVDETAVKINGEWSWLYAAIDIETKLILDVALFGRHGTDPAAAFLHGLREKHDLSDAEFLVDQFGYRTALSRLGLSGRTNYTERNLIEKWFHTLKMRIDRFHNSWVGSRTSVREWLEQFVHYYNHQRPHQSLGGKTPVEKVQN from the coding sequence TTGATGCTCGCAGACCTGCTCAGCGAGAGCTACGAGGCGGATTTAGAAGAATCTTGGGAGAACGAGCGGACGGCGACGCCCGTCAGGGCGTTCGCCGTCCGCCTCCATCAGACCGGTTGTTCGCTTCGAGAGACAACAACGATTCTCGCTGAATTAGGCGTTGAACGCTCTCACGGTGCGGTTTGGAACTGGGTACATCGACTGGCTGACAGCGGACGCGACCCGCCGACGGCATCGCCGTCGCGGGTCGCTGTTGACGAGACTGCTGTCAAGATTAACGGCGAATGGTCTTGGCTGTACGCTGCAATAGACATCGAGACAAAGTTGATTCTCGATGTCGCGTTATTTGGTCGGCACGGTACCGATCCGGCAGCTGCGTTTCTGCATGGACTCCGCGAGAAACACGATCTCTCAGATGCTGAGTTTCTCGTCGATCAATTCGGCTATCGGACTGCCCTCTCTCGATTAGGATTAAGCGGTCGGACCAACTATACCGAGCGAAACCTGATCGAAAAGTGGTTTCACACCCTCAAAATGCGGATCGACCGCTTCCATAATTCATGGGTAGGCAGTCGGACGAGCGTTCGAGAGTGGCTTGAACAATTCGTGCATTACTACAATCACCAGAGACCGCATCAATCTCTCGGAGGAAAAACGCCGGTTGAGAAGGTGCAGAACTAG
- a CDS encoding cation-translocating P-type ATPase: MTNNSTTETGCKLCDLPVEGSDIVDDGNPFCCLGCRDVYNALGDIDDIEAEDVRRTRDESQSNRETPPDHEATFLEVDGMHCATCEAFIESAATAVEGVSDAKSSYITDTVRIDHDPNIVSEADLQDEISGLGYSAYSRDDAFSRRRANDWEMGRVAVGVLMGMSVMLQYLVIIYPTYFGGLFYDDRTAEFFETALASSVATPFYVVIAALTTIILAITGKPILQGAYVSVRTRSPNMDLLIAIAAMSAYVYSTLSIVFGGEHIYYDVTVAIIVIVTAGNYYESTIKQQATERLSDLTSIQVDEVRRICEDGEYEDVTVDELEVSDRVLVRPGERIPVDGEVINSDAAVDEAIVTGESLPVQKTNGDTVVGGSMVTNGAVTVRVGENATNSLDRIAELVWDLQSGSHGIQKLADKLATIFVPVVLVLAVIVTGVYLLLGNGVSALLVGLTVLIVSCPCALGLATPLAVAAGIRDALERSIVVFDDSVFERIRDADTVIFDKTGTLTTGEMTVANTDLKADLFEKAALLEGRSSHPVGEAIAAERTVSDGGTAESVSNTSSADDRVESFDSHRTGVTGVVDGDKILVGHPNLFRDHGWDVPAGVAEYIADSRETGRVPVAVGRDGTAKGVIVVGDELRANWDETLTAISSGEREVIVLTGDDARAAESFREHAAVDEVFAGVPPEGKAETVKRFNRAGRTVMIGDGTNDAPALAAADLGIALGGGTAMAADAADVALVDDDLSSVETVFDLAQATNRRVKGNIGWAFCYNAIAIPLAVLGLLNPLFAALAMGTSSLLVVTNSTRALLPEDE, translated from the coding sequence ATGACCAACAATAGTACGACCGAAACCGGCTGCAAACTCTGCGACCTCCCCGTAGAAGGGAGCGATATTGTCGATGATGGGAACCCATTTTGTTGTCTCGGTTGTCGCGATGTCTATAACGCACTCGGCGACATTGACGATATCGAGGCAGAAGATGTTCGTCGTACTCGAGACGAATCACAGTCTAATCGGGAAACCCCGCCAGACCATGAAGCAACGTTTCTGGAAGTCGACGGGATGCATTGTGCAACCTGCGAGGCGTTCATCGAGTCAGCTGCAACCGCAGTTGAGGGTGTCAGTGATGCGAAGTCGAGTTATATCACCGATACAGTTCGAATCGATCATGATCCAAATATTGTCTCAGAAGCAGATCTTCAAGACGAGATAAGTGGACTCGGCTATAGTGCATACTCCCGCGACGATGCATTCAGTCGCCGAAGGGCAAACGATTGGGAGATGGGGCGAGTTGCTGTCGGCGTCCTTATGGGCATGTCGGTGATGCTACAGTATCTTGTTATTATTTATCCGACATATTTTGGCGGACTATTTTATGATGATCGTACCGCAGAGTTCTTCGAAACAGCTCTCGCGAGTTCCGTTGCCACGCCGTTTTACGTCGTTATCGCGGCACTCACGACAATTATTCTGGCTATAACGGGAAAGCCGATCCTGCAGGGGGCATACGTTAGCGTTCGGACGCGGTCTCCGAATATGGATCTGCTCATCGCGATTGCAGCCATGAGCGCGTACGTTTACAGTACGCTCTCAATCGTATTTGGCGGTGAACACATTTATTATGATGTTACAGTCGCTATTATCGTCATTGTCACGGCAGGAAATTATTATGAGTCGACAATCAAGCAACAGGCAACTGAGCGCCTCTCTGATCTCACATCCATCCAAGTCGATGAAGTCCGTCGAATTTGTGAGGATGGTGAATACGAAGATGTCACAGTCGATGAACTCGAGGTTAGTGACCGTGTGCTTGTCCGGCCTGGAGAACGAATCCCCGTCGATGGTGAAGTTATCAATAGCGACGCAGCTGTCGACGAAGCAATTGTTACTGGCGAATCCCTTCCTGTACAGAAAACTAATGGCGATACCGTAGTCGGCGGCTCAATGGTGACCAATGGTGCGGTAACCGTCCGTGTCGGAGAGAACGCAACGAACAGCCTCGATCGGATCGCCGAACTCGTCTGGGACCTCCAGAGTGGCTCCCATGGTATTCAGAAACTCGCGGACAAACTGGCGACGATTTTCGTGCCGGTTGTTCTCGTCCTTGCAGTTATCGTCACAGGTGTGTATCTCCTGCTCGGTAACGGAGTCTCTGCCCTTCTTGTCGGCCTCACGGTGTTAATCGTTTCCTGTCCCTGTGCACTCGGATTGGCGACACCGCTCGCAGTTGCCGCGGGGATCCGTGACGCGCTAGAGCGCTCAATTGTCGTCTTCGACGACAGCGTGTTCGAGCGAATCCGCGACGCGGACACTGTCATTTTCGACAAGACAGGCACACTGACGACGGGTGAGATGACTGTCGCCAACACCGACCTGAAGGCGGACTTATTCGAAAAGGCTGCGCTCCTCGAGGGGAGGTCGTCACATCCAGTTGGGGAAGCGATTGCCGCCGAACGGACGGTCTCTGACGGCGGCACAGCCGAATCCGTCTCGAACACCAGTTCGGCAGACGACCGCGTCGAATCCTTTGACAGTCACCGGACCGGCGTTACGGGTGTCGTAGACGGAGACAAGATCCTCGTCGGCCACCCAAATCTCTTCCGTGATCACGGCTGGGACGTTCCCGCGGGCGTTGCCGAGTATATTGCCGACAGCCGCGAAACGGGTCGGGTTCCGGTTGCTGTCGGTCGCGACGGGACTGCCAAGGGTGTTATCGTCGTCGGTGACGAACTGCGAGCGAATTGGGATGAGACGCTGACCGCGATTTCGAGTGGCGAAAGGGAGGTCATTGTACTCACCGGAGACGACGCTCGAGCGGCGGAGAGTTTTCGTGAGCATGCTGCCGTCGACGAGGTGTTTGCAGGCGTCCCTCCGGAAGGAAAAGCTGAGACTGTCAAACGGTTCAACAGGGCTGGGCGAACAGTCATGATCGGTGATGGCACCAACGACGCACCGGCGTTAGCCGCCGCTGATCTCGGCATCGCGCTCGGTGGTGGTACCGCGATGGCCGCCGATGCCGCGGACGTCGCCCTCGTCGACGATGATCTCTCGTCTGTCGAAACCGTCTTCGATCTCGCTCAAGCGACGAACCGACGCGTAAAAGGGAATATTGGGTGGGCATTCTGTTACAACGCCATCGCAATTCCTTTAGCCGTGCTTGGCCTCTTGAATCCGCTCTTCGCCGCACTTGCGATGGGTACGAGCAGCTTGCTGGTCGTCACTAATTCGACCCGGGCGCTGCTCCCAGAGGATGAATGA
- a CDS encoding sulfite exporter TauE/SafE family protein → MDPFSLLGIDVLLFLAIGILAGAHCIGMCGPLVTIYASQMDDGTSNIGRKSHLTTYEVRQHALFNIGRTLSYTLLGAVFGALGSTLFVTTASFSSLVEFVRGGVGLVIGGLVMIIGIYYLLGRTTGGIHLPGLERISSWLATRVDRLANSPGIVGLGAVHGLLPCPILYPAFLYAFAIGSPAGGALALGALGLGTIPAVFAYGTVIDAVDVVHRQRVHRLLGVAFVVLGYVLLAHGLMSLGIHLPHPGLPFYDGLEIASVNANSNT, encoded by the coding sequence ATGGATCCTTTCTCACTCCTTGGCATTGATGTGCTATTATTTCTCGCGATCGGTATCCTCGCTGGAGCACACTGTATCGGAATGTGTGGCCCACTCGTCACCATTTATGCAAGCCAGATGGATGACGGCACATCAAACATCGGTCGAAAAAGCCATCTCACAACCTATGAAGTGCGTCAACATGCACTGTTCAATATCGGGCGAACGTTGAGTTACACTCTTCTTGGCGCAGTGTTTGGCGCACTCGGCAGTACGTTGTTCGTGACGACCGCCTCGTTCTCGTCTCTTGTTGAGTTCGTCCGCGGCGGTGTCGGTTTAGTCATTGGTGGCCTCGTCATGATCATTGGAATATATTATTTACTGGGCAGAACAACCGGTGGTATTCACTTGCCTGGACTTGAGCGCATATCGAGCTGGCTTGCGACACGCGTTGATCGTCTTGCGAACAGTCCGGGTATTGTCGGACTCGGTGCAGTTCATGGACTGCTACCATGCCCAATCCTTTATCCAGCGTTTCTGTACGCGTTTGCAATTGGCTCACCTGCCGGCGGCGCACTTGCACTTGGCGCACTTGGACTCGGAACAATTCCTGCCGTCTTCGCATATGGAACTGTCATCGACGCCGTCGACGTGGTTCACCGCCAACGAGTGCATCGACTGCTTGGAGTTGCGTTCGTCGTCCTCGGATATGTCCTGCTTGCCCATGGGTTGATGAGCCTAGGTATTCACCTGCCACACCCTGGATTACCGTTTTACGACGGACTTGAGATAGCAAGTGTGAATGCCAACTCGAACACATAA